A region of Paenibacillus sp. 37 DNA encodes the following proteins:
- a CDS encoding sigma-70 family RNA polymerase sigma factor — MIRLNHRKTKEEQFSEKITEIQNKLYRLAYCYVKNEQEALDIVSEAVYKGFIAYGKMDSMTYFDSWMSRIVINTAIDHIRRNQRFTYMEDHAQEFAAPERGASVEEKMDLYDALDRLVPEDRAYIILKFFGNMRFREIAEVLSLSENTVKSKFYRIINKLKMDLTEGEVGDL; from the coding sequence GTGATAAGACTGAACCATAGAAAGACAAAAGAAGAACAGTTCAGCGAAAAAATAACAGAGATTCAAAATAAATTATATCGACTGGCATACTGCTATGTTAAAAATGAACAAGAAGCGCTGGATATCGTATCCGAAGCGGTCTATAAAGGGTTCATCGCTTATGGAAAGATGGACTCCATGACTTATTTTGATTCCTGGATGTCACGAATTGTGATTAACACAGCGATAGATCATATTCGACGCAACCAGCGATTTACCTATATGGAGGATCATGCGCAGGAGTTTGCGGCTCCAGAGCGAGGGGCATCCGTGGAAGAGAAAATGGATCTGTATGATGCACTGGATCGACTCGTACCCGAAGATAGAGCCTACATTATATTAAAGTTTTTTGGTAATATGCGTTTTCGAGAGATCGCTGAAGTGCTCTCCCTGTCAGAGAATACCGTGAAGTCAAAATTCTATCGGATTATCAACAAATTAAAAATGGATTTAACCGAAGGAGAGGTTGGAGATCTATGA
- a CDS encoding aldo/keto reductase, translating to MKHVQDTTTLYNGVKMPWLGFGVFKVKDGDEVVHAVKTAIQAGYRSIDTAKAYNNETGVAQGIRESGVAREDLFITTKVWNSDQGYESTLAAFEASMERLELEYLDLYLIHWPVKGKYKDTWRALEKLHKEGRIRAIGVSNFQIHHLEDLMIDATVKPAVNQVELHPLLIQSELREYCNKHQIQIEAWSPLGQGHLMDHPLLQDIAAKYSKSPAQVILRWDLQNGIVTIPKSVTPERIRENADLYDFELTPEEVEQINGLNENKRFGSDPDNFNF from the coding sequence ATGAAACACGTGCAGGACACAACCACGCTCTATAACGGAGTCAAAATGCCCTGGCTAGGTTTTGGGGTATTCAAAGTTAAAGACGGAGACGAAGTCGTTCATGCTGTCAAAACAGCCATTCAAGCTGGTTATCGTAGCATCGACACTGCCAAAGCATATAACAACGAAACAGGTGTCGCTCAGGGTATTCGTGAATCTGGAGTAGCTCGTGAGGATCTGTTCATTACCACTAAAGTATGGAATAGTGATCAGGGATATGAATCCACGCTAGCTGCCTTTGAAGCCAGCATGGAACGACTCGAGCTGGAGTACCTGGATCTCTATCTCATCCACTGGCCGGTTAAGGGCAAGTACAAAGATACATGGAGAGCACTGGAGAAACTCCATAAAGAAGGACGCATCCGAGCGATCGGTGTGAGCAACTTCCAGATTCACCATCTGGAAGACTTGATGATCGATGCCACGGTCAAACCAGCGGTTAATCAGGTGGAGCTTCACCCACTTTTGATTCAGTCGGAGCTTCGTGAGTATTGCAACAAACATCAGATTCAGATCGAAGCCTGGTCTCCGCTCGGACAAGGTCACCTGATGGATCATCCGTTACTTCAGGACATCGCCGCCAAATACAGCAAATCCCCCGCACAAGTCATTCTGCGCTGGGATCTGCAGAACGGCATCGTGACCATACCAAAATCCGTCACGCCTGAGCGTATTCGCGAGAACGCCGATCTCTACGATTTTGAGTTAACTCCGGAAGAAGTAGAGCAGATTAACGGACTGAACGAGAACAAACGCTTTGGTTCCGATCCCGACAATTTTAATTTTTAA
- a CDS encoding DUF445 domain-containing protein: protein MAKPKQTKKAAAWSLVVMGAGFAASLPFQGVPVGKLLVGSFEAGLVGGLADWFAVTALFRHPLGIPIPHTALLPKNRDKMTEGLVSAVENNLLNKDSITEKIADFKAAETVLDTLTRELHNDGIKTMIDTLCKRILAGLPLEQIAPLVAAEIKSQAGAFDLGPILERAAHQMTERGYDAKALDYGLKQAEEWLVKPETIMFLGESGMKAISGIQMNGLMQFAMNAFLGYMNEERLGGILQGYLFDRVEDMKREGSALRYKVLDMVRTQTVRLAMSEAMQDGINSWKNNMLEGWNAEETVLNKLTELRDKALAAMEDGQYVDTYALPAIERVLVDLRADDELMTGMNAKIVDGVTTLLEKNHSKIGKLVRENVDKMDNATLVSMIEDKVGQDLQWIRINGAVTGFVIGIALTALQMALA from the coding sequence ATGGCTAAACCTAAACAAACCAAAAAAGCAGCAGCCTGGTCTCTCGTGGTAATGGGAGCAGGATTTGCTGCATCCTTGCCGTTCCAGGGCGTTCCCGTGGGCAAGTTGCTGGTAGGATCATTTGAAGCGGGACTTGTAGGTGGACTTGCGGACTGGTTCGCCGTTACCGCATTATTCCGGCACCCGCTCGGCATTCCCATTCCACACACGGCATTGCTGCCGAAAAATCGGGATAAAATGACGGAAGGTCTGGTCTCCGCAGTAGAGAATAACTTGCTCAACAAAGACAGCATTACCGAGAAAATTGCAGATTTCAAAGCAGCAGAGACAGTGCTCGATACGTTGACACGTGAGCTTCACAATGACGGAATCAAGACCATGATTGATACGCTCTGCAAACGAATTCTGGCTGGTCTGCCGTTAGAGCAGATTGCTCCACTCGTAGCGGCTGAGATCAAGTCACAGGCGGGCGCTTTTGATCTGGGTCCGATTCTGGAGCGGGCTGCCCATCAGATGACAGAGCGGGGTTACGATGCCAAAGCGCTGGACTATGGACTGAAGCAAGCTGAGGAGTGGCTGGTTAAACCCGAGACGATCATGTTTTTGGGTGAAAGCGGGATGAAAGCGATCAGCGGCATTCAAATGAACGGATTGATGCAGTTTGCGATGAATGCGTTCCTTGGTTATATGAACGAGGAGCGTCTGGGTGGCATTTTACAAGGATATCTCTTCGATCGGGTAGAGGATATGAAACGTGAAGGCAGCGCTCTAAGGTATAAGGTGCTTGATATGGTACGTACCCAGACGGTGCGTCTGGCAATGAGCGAGGCTATGCAAGATGGAATCAACAGCTGGAAGAACAACATGCTGGAGGGCTGGAACGCAGAGGAAACGGTGCTGAACAAACTCACCGAACTGAGAGACAAGGCGCTCGCCGCGATGGAAGATGGACAGTATGTAGATACGTATGCACTGCCTGCCATTGAGCGGGTATTGGTTGATCTGCGGGCAGATGACGAGTTGATGACAGGCATGAATGCCAAGATCGTAGATGGCGTCACAACACTGCTGGAGAAAAATCATTCCAAAATCGGTAAACTGGTACGCGAAAATGTGGACAAAATGGACAATGCCACTTTGGTTTCGATGATTGAGGATAAGGTTGGACAGGATCTGCAATGGATTCGGATCAACGGAGCTGTTACCGGATTTGTTATCGGGATTGCGCTGACTGCGCTGCAGATGGCATTGGCATAA
- a CDS encoding YcnI family protein: MKKTSWISKLTSTIATGTAAFMLFAGFASAHVTVSPSVAQTSAWQTYTIKIPSEKELPTTKITMKVPEGVAFKQYQPLAGWKITTEKNDSNEVTSITWEIDGDNEGILAGQFQQFNFVAQNPKSEAEVAWDAFQYYSDGSIVEWTGQPSDANPHSITTISEDPAAAGNDAAGGGHANDGHDSAGTEGATGDNAATDDSKANDDTTLGDALNDTVTGEPNNTDTDPGTLKLQQATLIVSILALILSFLGIALATRRKKR, encoded by the coding sequence TTGAAGAAAACATCATGGATTTCCAAACTAACATCCACTATCGCAACAGGTACCGCAGCATTTATGCTATTTGCCGGATTCGCTAGCGCGCACGTTACCGTTAGCCCATCCGTTGCACAGACAAGCGCATGGCAGACGTACACGATTAAGATTCCATCCGAGAAAGAACTGCCTACAACCAAAATCACCATGAAAGTTCCGGAAGGTGTTGCATTCAAGCAATATCAACCTCTGGCAGGCTGGAAAATCACTACAGAGAAGAACGATTCCAATGAAGTAACATCAATTACGTGGGAGATTGACGGCGATAACGAAGGCATTTTGGCAGGACAATTCCAGCAGTTCAACTTCGTTGCACAGAACCCTAAGTCTGAAGCTGAAGTAGCTTGGGATGCCTTCCAATACTACAGTGATGGCAGCATCGTAGAATGGACAGGCCAACCAAGTGATGCCAACCCGCACAGTATCACAACGATTAGCGAAGATCCGGCTGCTGCTGGTAATGATGCGGCAGGTGGAGGTCATGCCAACGATGGACATGATAGTGCAGGTACAGAAGGCGCCACTGGGGATAATGCAGCTACCGACGATAGCAAAGCAAACGATGACACTACGTTGGGCGATGCACTCAATGACACCGTTACAGGTGAACCAAACAACACGGATACAGACCCGGGTACACTGAAGCTTCAACAAGCAACGTTGATCGTATCCATCCTGGCTCTGATTCTGTCCTTCCTGGGAATCGCGTTGGCTACACGTCGCAAAAAACGTTAA
- a CDS encoding copper resistance CopC/CopD family protein: MTSFTLKWGKRHWALVTCLLLVCCLVMPQWASAHAYIVKASPGENEILVAAPERLTVEFNESLQTAFYDIKITGPDGTQADDGTVQIDADRPHILETGLRAGLGNGTYAVNWKAVSADGHPIQGAYVFHIGEPSGSPAGLSDLTSGSGSTGGPLKWIVSLTDWIQYLGLSVILGTLAFLLLRIAPTSMTREPMDVPGSYRLLWISYAAASFAALVSLPLNTLYESGVALSELSWALIGSALKLTSFGQIWMLQILIVMLLAVTILSGYDRDRSIRARIWSSYGSLVLVLGWLFTHAMTGHPAAADQRALAIAMDFVHLIGAAFWIGALTAMAICLPPLADKLPSKVRGEVYWTAIRRFTAWGIGAVAALVATGIYSSLIILPAPVLTSLFTTAYGLVLIGKIVLLIVMVILAWRHARLARAATGSRLSGSLKAELVTGAVILALAAVLTHLSPGQPVAVGPYQETKTTDDGSAITLQVSPNVTGENQFEVDVKRADGSIVNDLEQITLSLTHLDMDMGIYEITIPKNDTGMYKAEDYISMPGRWNIKVHLLTKSLDALDAEFEIDTAKP; the protein is encoded by the coding sequence TTGACAAGCTTTACCCTGAAATGGGGCAAACGGCACTGGGCATTGGTCACCTGTCTGTTGCTTGTGTGCTGCCTTGTTATGCCACAGTGGGCATCTGCCCATGCTTATATTGTTAAGGCTTCGCCAGGAGAGAACGAGATCCTCGTAGCTGCTCCGGAGCGGCTGACGGTGGAGTTCAACGAATCCTTGCAGACGGCCTTTTATGATATTAAAATTACCGGGCCTGACGGTACTCAGGCAGATGACGGAACCGTACAGATCGATGCGGATCGCCCTCATATTCTGGAGACTGGCCTGAGGGCTGGACTCGGGAACGGGACTTATGCCGTCAACTGGAAAGCTGTGTCTGCCGATGGACACCCAATTCAAGGGGCATATGTTTTCCATATCGGAGAACCGTCCGGTTCTCCTGCCGGACTAAGTGATCTTACATCTGGTTCCGGTTCAACAGGTGGGCCGCTGAAATGGATCGTATCCCTGACAGACTGGATTCAGTATCTCGGATTGTCTGTCATCCTGGGGACACTTGCATTCTTGCTGCTGCGAATTGCACCAACATCCATGACAAGAGAGCCTATGGATGTTCCAGGTAGCTACAGACTGTTATGGATCAGTTATGCTGCTGCTTCCTTTGCCGCTCTGGTCAGCCTGCCACTGAATACGTTGTATGAATCTGGTGTGGCTCTGAGCGAACTAAGCTGGGCACTGATCGGAAGTGCGCTCAAACTGACATCCTTTGGCCAAATCTGGATGTTACAGATCCTCATTGTAATGCTGCTGGCCGTCACGATTCTCTCCGGATATGATCGTGATCGATCCATCCGTGCTCGCATCTGGTCTTCTTACGGGTCACTCGTGCTCGTGCTTGGATGGCTGTTCACTCACGCCATGACGGGACATCCGGCTGCGGCGGATCAACGTGCTCTCGCTATTGCCATGGACTTCGTGCACCTGATCGGTGCGGCGTTCTGGATTGGTGCATTGACTGCCATGGCGATATGTCTGCCTCCCCTCGCCGACAAGCTGCCTTCCAAGGTGCGAGGAGAAGTCTACTGGACTGCCATACGCAGGTTTACCGCTTGGGGAATCGGCGCTGTAGCCGCTCTGGTCGCTACAGGAATATACAGTAGTCTGATTATTCTACCAGCGCCTGTACTGACCTCCTTGTTCACTACAGCCTATGGTCTTGTGCTGATCGGCAAGATCGTGCTGCTAATTGTGATGGTTATCTTGGCATGGCGTCATGCGCGACTCGCTAGAGCAGCAACGGGGAGCAGATTATCCGGCAGCCTAAAAGCCGAGCTTGTTACTGGTGCTGTAATTCTCGCTCTGGCCGCCGTATTGACACATCTGTCACCGGGGCAACCAGTAGCAGTCGGACCGTATCAGGAGACAAAGACTACAGATGATGGCTCGGCAATCACACTTCAGGTGAGTCCCAATGTGACGGGAGAGAACCAATTCGAAGTTGATGTGAAACGTGCAGATGGCAGTATCGTTAATGATCTGGAACAGATCACACTGTCACTCACACATCTGGACATGGATATGGGGATCTATGAGATCACCATTCCGAAAAACGACACCGGTATGTACAAGGCTGAAGATTACATCTCCATGCCTGGACGTTGGAATATCAAGGTACACCTGCTAACCAAATCGCTGGATGCACTGGATGCCGAATTCGAGATCGACACTGCCAAACCATAG
- a CDS encoding response regulator, translating to MEHVRVLVVDDHAHAREAICSILSEDSLFEVIGTASNGQEALELTGQWMPDLILMDVQMPGMDGLEATRQIKLRFPYVIVVMVTVSDDVTFLFEALKQGAQGYLLKNLTPSTWLEYLRAIVSDDAPLSKELAYRILQEFPAPRSEDVQDNPLTARELEILQWVSAGYTNREIADQLGISDQTVKNHLKNILQKLQLENRVQLTRYALESGLAGRKLRK from the coding sequence ATGGAACATGTACGTGTATTGGTTGTTGATGATCATGCGCATGCGCGTGAAGCGATCTGTAGCATTTTATCCGAGGACAGCCTGTTTGAAGTGATTGGTACAGCTTCGAATGGACAGGAAGCGCTGGAACTCACTGGGCAATGGATGCCCGACCTGATCCTGATGGACGTGCAGATGCCGGGCATGGATGGGCTGGAAGCCACCCGTCAGATCAAGCTGCGATTCCCTTATGTTATCGTTGTTATGGTCACGGTATCGGATGATGTGACGTTTCTGTTCGAAGCACTGAAACAAGGCGCTCAAGGCTATTTGCTCAAAAATCTAACGCCTTCCACCTGGCTTGAATACCTGCGCGCCATCGTCAGTGACGACGCACCGCTCAGTAAGGAACTGGCTTACCGGATTTTACAGGAGTTTCCCGCACCACGCAGTGAAGATGTGCAAGATAACCCGCTAACGGCGCGGGAGCTTGAGATTCTGCAATGGGTATCCGCGGGATATACCAATCGGGAGATCGCCGATCAACTCGGTATTTCAGACCAGACGGTGAAGAATCATCTAAAAAACATTTTGCAGAAGCTCCAGCTGGAAAACCGGGTACAACTCACCCGCTATGCGCTAGAGAGCGGGCTTGCGGGACGTAAACTTCGCAAATAG
- a CDS encoding sensor histidine kinase, with amino-acid sequence MSYKQIKWMILLIPTFTVGIWEYIRHQFLMPYLSMDAGNWLTPVIVYLVSVTLLSRLFRMLEGARAALEQERAAKAALEARDQLARELHDGISQSLFLLSVKTDKAGRSLAGSGHEHEIQEIQKTVHEVNTYVRQAIAQLRFVPSSTVTSEIISLHAQVEVLVKETVPGAQIHWDLRGVTFSSKEQVELLACIREGLLNVRKHAQATRVQVHAEGNPIAWFIYIQDNGNGLSGDPLHLKDRYGLRITKERAAEMGWSFTLDSRPGHTRMTIGKEHA; translated from the coding sequence ATGTCCTATAAACAAATTAAATGGATGATTCTGCTGATCCCCACATTCACGGTAGGCATCTGGGAATATATTCGTCATCAGTTTCTGATGCCGTACCTTTCGATGGATGCCGGAAACTGGTTAACGCCGGTCATCGTTTACCTCGTCAGCGTGACACTGCTCAGCCGATTGTTCCGCATGCTCGAAGGTGCCAGGGCTGCTCTGGAGCAGGAACGTGCAGCGAAAGCAGCCCTGGAAGCTCGTGACCAATTGGCAAGAGAACTTCACGACGGCATATCTCAGTCTCTTTTCCTGCTGTCAGTGAAGACCGATAAAGCCGGCCGTAGTCTGGCAGGGAGCGGACATGAGCATGAGATCCAGGAGATTCAAAAAACCGTGCATGAAGTCAATACATATGTAAGGCAAGCTATTGCACAGTTGCGTTTTGTTCCTTCCTCTACGGTAACATCAGAAATTATTTCACTGCATGCGCAGGTGGAAGTGCTCGTCAAAGAAACGGTACCCGGTGCACAGATTCATTGGGACCTAAGGGGTGTAACGTTCTCTTCCAAGGAGCAAGTGGAACTGCTCGCCTGTATCCGGGAGGGGTTACTGAATGTACGCAAACACGCGCAGGCTACCCGCGTTCAGGTTCATGCGGAAGGTAATCCAATTGCCTGGTTCATTTATATTCAGGATAATGGGAATGGACTAAGCGGAGATCCTCTTCATCTGAAGGATCGGTACGGACTGCGAATTACGAAGGAGCGTGCTGCCGAGATGGGTTGGTCTTTTACCCTCGATTCAAGACCGGGGCATACACGAATGACGATAGGGAAGGAGCATGCTTAA
- a CDS encoding diguanylate cyclase has product MNFIRNLIHKADRSSLYVILLSCTGIGVFLYMNKWSYLHLTTADWVMVYTMLGAALILDYFTFQIPPKGNQQSMDSSVYLACIFMFGGAFSLSVLLPVSIILLIKERKLTWWKHIVNFSIYSLMITGAAAVFEWTGGQSGTLDGYNLIPYFAALAAYFIINTITLGLFFHFSTKDALQQMKRAFVTESLLVYLCTLILALVLTILVVHNGVLGLLLYLSLSILLSHAFKQLFVMYQSIEEKANTDQRTGLFNHSYFESMLENELTTARTQGTPLCLGLIDIDDFKKYNDRFGHLQGDSLLALLGDFLMRKTEGTPVTAFRYGGEEFTLLMPGMELDESYRFMNKLRKQLNDTPFEGVEVFPHGCLSFSAGVAPYQVDMYNKSQLVDQADKALYYAKKQGKNNVHRHGSNDGMEHEIDLVQDVRDIEQQLNLFRYKDMDTFKHSKRVYKYALDISELLALDNAEKRRFVLGALIHDIGKLEIPWSILNKKDKLTPEEWETIKGHVTWGKKMVITNDRFADLIPYIELHHERYDGKGYPYGLKGNEIPRLCRMLTVIDSFDAMTTERPYQETKNVEEAIRELRACSGSQFDPELAELFIRYIEKRTAQQQLL; this is encoded by the coding sequence ATGAACTTTATTCGTAACCTTATCCATAAGGCAGATCGAAGCAGTCTGTATGTTATTTTGCTTAGCTGTACCGGGATCGGTGTTTTTCTGTACATGAACAAGTGGTCTTATCTTCATCTAACCACGGCGGATTGGGTTATGGTCTACACCATGCTGGGTGCGGCGTTAATTCTGGATTACTTCACGTTCCAGATTCCACCCAAAGGCAATCAGCAATCCATGGATTCATCGGTATACCTTGCCTGTATATTCATGTTTGGCGGAGCTTTCAGTTTATCTGTACTGCTTCCTGTCTCCATCATCCTGTTAATCAAAGAGCGCAAGCTAACCTGGTGGAAACACATTGTTAATTTCAGCATCTATAGTCTCATGATTACGGGAGCAGCTGCCGTGTTTGAGTGGACTGGCGGGCAATCGGGAACGCTGGACGGCTATAACCTGATTCCTTATTTTGCAGCGCTCGCAGCCTACTTCATCATCAACACGATCACACTTGGCTTATTCTTTCATTTCTCAACAAAGGATGCATTACAGCAGATGAAGCGGGCATTTGTTACCGAATCCCTGCTGGTTTATTTATGTACGCTGATTCTGGCGCTAGTATTGACCATTCTGGTTGTGCACAATGGCGTACTCGGTCTGTTGTTGTATCTGAGTCTCAGCATTCTGCTCTCCCATGCATTCAAGCAGTTGTTTGTCATGTATCAGAGCATTGAGGAGAAGGCGAACACGGATCAACGCACAGGTCTGTTCAACCATAGTTATTTTGAAAGTATGTTGGAAAATGAACTAACTACCGCTCGTACGCAGGGAACACCGCTCTGTCTGGGACTTATTGATATCGATGATTTCAAAAAGTATAACGATCGGTTTGGCCACCTACAAGGTGACAGTCTGCTGGCCCTGCTGGGGGATTTTCTGATGCGCAAGACGGAAGGCACACCTGTTACTGCTTTTCGTTATGGAGGGGAAGAGTTCACTTTGCTCATGCCAGGCATGGAGCTGGACGAATCCTACAGGTTCATGAACAAGCTGCGTAAACAATTGAACGACACGCCGTTTGAAGGCGTTGAAGTGTTTCCACATGGTTGTCTCTCCTTCTCTGCTGGCGTCGCGCCCTATCAGGTGGATATGTATAACAAATCCCAGCTCGTGGATCAGGCGGATAAAGCACTGTATTATGCGAAGAAACAGGGCAAGAACAACGTGCACCGCCACGGCAGCAATGATGGTATGGAACATGAGATTGATCTGGTGCAGGACGTTCGTGACATCGAGCAGCAGCTCAATCTGTTCAGATACAAGGATATGGATACGTTCAAACATTCCAAACGGGTCTACAAATATGCACTGGATATCAGTGAATTGCTCGCACTGGACAATGCGGAGAAACGTCGTTTCGTGCTGGGAGCACTGATTCATGACATCGGCAAACTGGAGATTCCTTGGTCCATTCTGAACAAAAAGGACAAGCTCACCCCAGAAGAATGGGAAACGATCAAAGGACACGTCACCTGGGGCAAAAAAATGGTGATCACGAACGATCGCTTCGCCGATCTGATTCCGTATATTGAACTTCACCACGAGCGCTATGATGGCAAGGGCTACCCTTACGGCCTAAAGGGTAACGAGATTCCCCGGCTGTGCCGGATGCTGACCGTGATTGACTCCTTTGATGCCATGACGACAGAGCGGCCGTATCAGGAGACCAAGAACGTGGAGGAAGCCATTAGAGAGCTGCGTGCATGTTCGGGTTCACAGTTCGATCCGGAGCTTGCCGAGTTATTCATTCGGTATATTGAGAAAAGAACCGCTCAGCAACAGTTGCTGTAA
- a CDS encoding DUF5317 domain-containing protein, with protein sequence MVYDGILLGLIVGFFRGGLRHGLNQFAALKLRSGWIFPVLLLIQFFIFYLQERFEWVASINGYLFAAVYITGLAFLWLNRHHTGFMLIWIGVFLNFAVMAVNGGRMPVSVEASAVLGPYYVDMLREGGAVSKHFMMDASTHLPFLGDIIPLSSPYPRTQVISIGDVVMNIGIFLFIQYMMVNRDKKAVQTAKTHQA encoded by the coding sequence ATGGTATATGACGGTATTCTACTAGGCTTAATCGTTGGTTTTTTTCGGGGAGGGTTGCGGCATGGGCTCAACCAGTTTGCAGCACTCAAGCTGCGAAGCGGCTGGATTTTCCCTGTACTGCTGCTAATCCAGTTCTTTATTTTCTATCTCCAGGAACGATTCGAATGGGTGGCATCCATTAATGGATATCTCTTTGCTGCCGTCTACATCACAGGGCTCGCTTTTCTGTGGCTCAACAGACACCATACCGGTTTCATGCTCATCTGGATTGGGGTATTTCTCAATTTTGCCGTTATGGCTGTAAACGGTGGGCGCATGCCTGTTTCTGTGGAAGCCTCCGCTGTACTGGGACCCTACTATGTAGACATGCTACGGGAAGGCGGCGCCGTATCGAAGCATTTTATGATGGATGCATCTACACATTTGCCTTTTCTCGGTGATATCATCCCACTCTCAAGCCCTTATCCACGGACTCAAGTCATCAGCATCGGTGATGTGGTCATGAATATTGGCATATTCCTTTTTATCCAATACATGATGGTGAATCGGGACAAAAAGGCTGTACAAACCGCTAAAACTCATCAGGCTTAA
- a CDS encoding BMP family protein, with amino-acid sequence MKRGLSFVLSIIMLAILLAACGNSASKDEQSAQGSDSEKSLRMALVLPEKIGVNPFFVQMDEGFKKAGEEFKVDTKTIESTDPAAFEQNLRAAVAENYDLIITATFQAEDALKKVAAENPDKSFAIVDTTVDLPNVRSVGFREYEGAYLLGAAAGLSTKTDKVGMIAAMDVPLIKKYTEGFKAGLESVNPDAEFLVNYVGGFNDPAKAKELALVQFGKGADFIAGASAVGDLGVFEAAKEKGFYTSGQDTDRTVEDPEHIVLSQLKSTDTVAYETVKDFVEGNFKAGAVNYGLKEDGVGLTYVTRDSESPLNAFVGQEVIDKVKAIKDDIVSGKIVVKDPLQQ; translated from the coding sequence ATGAAAAGAGGTTTATCGTTCGTCTTATCGATCATCATGTTGGCTATTTTGTTGGCAGCTTGTGGGAATTCGGCTTCCAAAGACGAACAATCCGCCCAAGGCAGTGATTCGGAGAAATCTCTTCGGATGGCCCTCGTACTTCCCGAAAAAATAGGGGTTAACCCTTTCTTTGTACAGATGGATGAAGGCTTCAAAAAAGCAGGCGAAGAATTCAAAGTAGACACCAAGACGATTGAATCGACAGACCCGGCAGCATTTGAACAAAATCTGCGTGCTGCGGTTGCCGAGAATTATGATCTGATTATTACAGCAACTTTCCAGGCAGAGGATGCATTGAAGAAAGTCGCTGCAGAAAACCCGGACAAGTCCTTTGCAATTGTAGATACAACCGTGGATCTGCCTAACGTACGTAGCGTTGGTTTCCGTGAATATGAAGGGGCGTACCTGCTCGGTGCAGCTGCTGGATTGTCCACCAAAACAGACAAAGTCGGCATGATCGCAGCAATGGACGTACCACTGATCAAGAAATATACAGAAGGTTTCAAAGCGGGATTGGAATCCGTGAATCCGGATGCTGAATTCCTTGTGAATTATGTAGGTGGATTTAATGACCCGGCCAAAGCAAAAGAATTGGCACTCGTACAATTTGGCAAAGGCGCTGACTTCATCGCTGGCGCATCCGCTGTAGGTGATCTGGGTGTGTTCGAAGCAGCGAAAGAAAAAGGCTTCTATACTTCAGGTCAGGATACGGACCGTACGGTTGAAGACCCGGAACATATCGTATTGTCTCAATTGAAATCAACCGATACGGTTGCTTATGAGACCGTGAAAGATTTTGTAGAAGGCAATTTCAAAGCAGGTGCAGTGAACTACGGCTTGAAAGAAGACGGTGTGGGCCTGACTTACGTTACACGTGATAGCGAATCTCCGCTGAATGCTTTTGTTGGACAAGAAGTGATCGACAAAGTGAAAGCAATCAAGGATGATATCGTATCCGGCAAAATCGTAGTCAAAGATCCATTGCAACAATAG